Within the Polaribacter pectinis genome, the region TGCGCTAGCATCTTTTAGCGATTTTATTGGCACTTGATTGTCTGCCAAATCGCTTCCTAATAAATGATCATTATCATGCCAATATTGTGGTTGTGTAAATTCGCCACCAACTTGTGCATCTGCAGTTACATTTAAGGTTTTAAAACGATTTAAATCTGCAGAAGTAACCATTTCTACGTGCGTTAATCTGTGTCTTCCTTTGGTTGTTCCACTTTGTTGAATTGCATTTAAAGCTTCTGTTACGCCACGATTTCCTATTGCGTGAATATGAAAATCGAAACCTACAGCTTCTAATTCTTTAATGTATTTTGCAGTTCTACTTTCTGTAAAATAATTTAATCCATTATTGGTTGGTTGATTAAAAAAATCTTCCTTATAATCTGTATGTAAAGCTGCAGTTGTGTTGTGTGTAATTCCATCAGCATATAATTTTATCTGATTTATTTTTAGCAAACTGTTTTCATCATTAGAAAATAAACTTTTTAAAGTAGCAATTTGTGTATCATCATTTTCTGTTGGATAAGCCCACAAACCTAAATTGAATCTTGCAGTTAATTCGTTATCATCTGCCAATTTTTTCCACGTTTTGTGTTGGTCTCTTTTCCAATAAGTTCTTGCATCTGAAACTGAAGTAATTCCGTATTTTGCTAATTCTGGTAAGACATATTCTACCATTCCTTTGTATTCTCCATCTGCATCATTCAAAGCAGAAACTGCTTGTTGAAAAACAACATCACCAGCATTATCTACCAAAATTCCTTGTAAAACTCCTTTTTCTTTCACAATAATTCCTCCTTGTGGATTTGGTGTTGAAGCTGTAATTCCTGCTAATTCTAAACCTTTAGAATTTATCCACATAGAATGAGACGTTTGTTCCATAATAATTACGGGTCTATCTAAAACTGCTTCATCAATAATTTCTAACGGATTTCTGTTTGCGTTAAAAAGAGTGTTTATAGAATGTCCAAAACCAATAATCCATTCTACATTTGGGTTGTCAGTTGCAGCTTTTTTAATTGCTGAAATATAATTTTCTGGATCTGTTTCATCTTCATTTAAAGTAAAAACTGTTGTTGTAGAACCCACTTCCATAGGATGCATGTGTACATCATGAAAACCTGGTAAAACAACTTTTCCTTTTAAATCTATTCTAGTTGCATTCTCGTCCGTATTTTTTTCAGCTTCAGCATTAGAACCTACAAAAAGGATTTCATTTTCATCAATTAAAATGGCTTCTGCCCAAGGATTTGTAGCATCTGCAGTAAAAATTTTAGCATTAAAATATAATTTTTGTGTGCTTGTTTCTATGGTATCTGTTTTACTAATTCCGTTTTCTTTAGAACAAGATTTTGAAGCAAAAACAACACTAAATAGTATAATTAAAAATTTCATTTTTCTCATTTTCTTTTAAATTGATTGAATATAAAGGTATAAAAAAACTGCCATAGATTGATTACTTCTATGGCAGTTAATAATAATAGTTAGAACTTTTAATACTTATTCTTGATTTTCAATAGCTAATTTTATTTTTCCTTCTAACTCTTCTGCTAAATCTGGGTTGTCTTTAATTAACCCTTTTACAGCATCTCTTCCCTGGCCAAGTTTTGTTTCACCATAACTAAACCAAGAACCACTTTTCTTTACAATACCTAATTCTACACCAATATCTAAAATCTCTCCAACTTTAGAAATTCCTTGTCCATACATAATATCGAATTCTGCAATTTGGAAAGGTGGTGCTACTTTATTTTTTACAACTTTAACTTTGGTACTGTTTCCAATAACTTTGTCTCCGTCTTTAATTTGTGTTCTTCTTCTAATATCTAATCTTACTGAAGCATAAAATTTTAATGCGTTTCCACCAGTTGTTGTTTCTGGGTTTCCAAACATTACACCAATTTTTTCACGTAATTGGTTAATAAAAATAACAGTACATTTTGTTTTAGAAATTGTTCCTGTTAATTTACGTAATGCTTGAGACATTAAACGTGCATGCAGACCCATTTTAGAATCTCCCATTTCACCTTCAATTTCACTTTTTGGAGTTAATGCTGCAACAGAATCAATAACAACAATATCAATTGCGCCAGAACGAATTAAGTTTTCGGCAATTTCTAATGCTTGCTCACCATGATCTGGTTGAGAAATAATTAAATTATCTATATCTACTCCTAAATTTTCTGCGTAAAATTTATCGAATGCGTGTTCTGCATCAATAAATGCTGCAATTCCACCAGCTTTTTGTGCCTCTGCAATTGCGTGTAACGTTAAAGTTGTTTTACCAGAAGATTCTGGTCCGTAAATTTCAATAACTCTACCTCTTGGATAACCACCTACGCCTAAAGCTAAATCTAATCCTAAAGAACCAGATGAAATTGCATCTATATCTTCTGTAACTACATCTCCTAATTTCATTACAGAACCTTTTCCATAAGTCTTATCTAACTTATCTAGAGTTAGTTGAAGTGCTTTAAGTTTTGCTGCTTTTTCTTTATCTGCTGCCATAAATGTTGCTAATTTTATTTTTGAATAAGTGCCACAAGTTACAAAAAACAACTTTCAATTTCCTAATAATTACTATTGATTTTTGTACTATTGTTTCATCAAAAATAAATGATGAAAGATTTTATTAAATTAAAAGATAAAAATAATATTGTAACCATTGAAAAAGGGGAATTAATCTCTTTTAAAGTTGATGGTTCTGAATATATTCACCAAAAAGGAAGCAAAGGTTGGCGAAAATCGGATGACGAAATGTTTCCTATAATTGGCCCTGTTTCTAAAAATAATTTTAGAGTGCATACTAAAAAAGGAGATGCCATTCAAGACCAACATGGTTTGTTACGTGAAATGGATTATGTTTTAATTTCTTCGGATGAAAAGACTGCTAAATTCAGTAAAAAGTATGTAAAAAACACGAAGTTAATCAACAGTAAATATCCTGAAAAATCTACTGAAGGAAAATTATTTTGGCCTTTCGATTTTGCGTTTGAAAAGCATTTTTCTTTAGAAAATAATACACTGAAAATAGATTTTATAATTACTGCTGAAGCTGGAATGCCTTTTATGTTGGGTTATCATCCTGCTTTTTTATTATCGAATTCTGGCACTGATACTTTGGTTGCAAATGGTAAAAAAATTACTTTAAAAGAAATTTACGAAGTTGGACACAATGCTTTTCCTGTTTTAAATATTGATAAAATAATTTTAGAAAATTCGGATAGAAATCATTTAGAGATTTCAACAACAAACTTTAATAATTTTATGTTGTGGACAGAAGTTGATAATATGTTATGTATTGAGCCAATATCGCAATACACTTCTTATACAGATGAAAAATTTTCTGAAGAAAATATGCGTATTTCTTCTGGAAAAGAGGAGTTTTCTATAACTATTAAAGTATTATAAATTGATAAAAAAACACCGTCATTTTATAATTCATAAACCTTGGGGAATGATTTCTCAATTTGTAAATCCTGCAAAAAGGAAGAAAAAATTATTGGGAGATTTACACGATTTTCCTGAAGGAACCATGGCAATTGGCAGATTAGATGTACCGTCTGAGGGCTTATTGCTATTAACAACAGATGGTAAAGTTTCCGCAGAAATTAGATCTAATAAATACGAAAAAGAATATTATGTTCAGGTTGATGGACAAATAAACCAAGAAGCTATAGAACAATTAAAAACAGGTGTAGAAATTGGTTTTAATGGAAAAAAATATCTCACAAAACCTGGAAAAGCATCTATAATTGAAGATCCTAAATTTCCTTTAAGAAGTCAGAAAATTAGAGACGAAAGACATGGTCCAACAAGTTGGATTTCTATAATTATTAGGGAAGGAAAATTTAGACAAGTTAGAAAAATGACTGCTGCTGTTGGTTTGCCAACTTTACGTTTAATTCGCGTTAGAATTGGCGAAATTGAATTGAAGAATTTAGAAGTTGGTGGAGTTATTGAGGTAGATAGTTTTTCCTAACATTTATCATAATTTATTAAAGAAGATAGTTTTAATTTTGTCTTATGGGCAATTCTAATACAACTTTATATATTGTAGCTGGTGTAATTATTTTTCACTTTTTAGTTGGTTTTGGGTATTTAATATACAAAATGACTAAAAAGAGAGAGGAATAAATATTTCTCTCTCTTAAAGTGTCTAAAATTCAAAACCTAAATAAATTTGCCAAACTTCATTTTTTGGCTTGTCTTCATCATAAATATCATTTTGACCAATATGGTATCTTACACCTAGACTTACGCCATTATCACTTTTAAAACCCGTACCAATATTAATTCCCCAGTCGAAATTATTGGGTTCAAATTCTTGTGATGTATCATACAAAACAAAACCTGCATCAAAGGTTTCTTTATGTGAAATAGAAAAACCTATTTGTGGTCCTACTTCCATAAAAAAGTTTTTAAAAGGATAGGCTTTTAACATTAAAGGAATGTTTATATAATCTAACTTTTGAGTATATGTTCCACTATCATCAAGTATTTTATAACCTTGTTGAGAATAGGTAATTTCTGGTTGAATTGAAAATATTTTTCCAATATAAGATTCTCCATAAACACCTATATGAAATCCGTGTAATTTTGCAGTTTCTGAATTTCCATCGAAATTTACTGAAGATAAATTATAACCTCCTTTTATACCTGCTGTTGCTCTCTTATTACTTTCTTGAGCGCTTAATGATATAATACTTGCAATCATAAACGCAACTGTTATATATATTGTTTTCATTTTTTGTTGATTTTAAAATTATTTACCGCCATTTGCTTTTAAATCTGCCAAACACTGTGCGTCTAAAGTTGGCACTTGTCCTCCAGAAATCATACTACCAATTCCTTGACTGGTTTCTGCTGCCCAATACATTAAACAGTCTTCTTCAATACAATGTTTTGGATGGTCTGAATCTTCATGATCGCTTTGTAAATTGCTTCCTAAATTTGTTAAACCTAAGATATGCCCGAATTCGTGATTGATTACTGAAGATTCTAACAAACTTCTTTCTGGTTCAAAAGTACTATCACTTAATCCTTGTATTGTTTCTTCATAAATAACAAAAGAAGTGTTCCAATAAGCAGAACCTAAAATAGAACCTTGGTTATTGTCTCTAGAAGATTTTCCGTTAATAAACAATACCCAAACTGCAATTGTTTCGTTAGAATTGTATTTGGTTCTATGTTCTTTTTCTATATCTACAACTTCATCTAAAGTATACACCGTTTTTCCTGTAGTTGGAATTACTTTTGTTACAAACTCCACTCCATTTGGCTTGTTAGTTCTATTCTGTATAAAGTTTTTAAAATTATTTAAAGCTGTTTCTGTGGGTTTAAAACCTTCTACATAAGCAATTTCTACAATCATTTTTTTAAAAGTATCTGCAGAAAGTAAATCATTTGCAGAAGAACCCGTTGTTTGTCGGTTTAATACAACATTTGTGCTTCCGTTATTTTCTTCATCTATATTTTCTGTTTCTGATGTACAAGAGAAAATAATACAACAAATAAAAACGGTTTTTAAAAAAATATTTTTCATGTAACTTTATTTTAAAACTTTACAACTGCTACAAAATAATGCAACAGTTGTAAAGAACATTCTACTAACTAACTAACTAACTAACTATCCTTTAGAGGCAATATGATATTTTTAAATCTTCTTAAAAGTTAAGGTTACAGATGCATCTGTTTTACTATGTAAACTAATTAAAGTGTTACTATAAGTACTTACTACCCAATCATTACCTAAAGCACTAACTGCTGTATTACTTGCAAATGTTGTGTTTAAGAATACTTCAGTTTCCGAACTTACTGCATACGTTCCTTCGATTTCTCCTGTTGTAGTATTTACAGTGTCTTTTGCAATTAATTTTAAATCGTTTGTAAATTCTATTGTATAATTTACATAATCGTTTGCTGTGTTAACTCCTGCAACAATGTAACTATCTACAGTAAATTTTGCTCCGCTTAAAATTGCTTCTACTTCTACAGCTGTTTCAGCTGCTTCATCTTTTTCGTCTTCAAATTGTACACATTCAGAAATTGAATCTGTAAATTCTGCATCGCTTTTAATTTGTACTTCTGTACCATTACTTAAAGTTGCATTTATTGGATAATTAACTGCAAACAACTCATCACTTTGTAAATCTGTCATAAAAGTATATAATTGCTTTTCAGATTGTACAACAACACTTCCTGTTTGTTCTAGAGTTATATCGTATGTTAACATTGTTATAGGAAAATTGATATCTACACAAGAGATTGCATCTTTTCCTTGTGCTTCTGCACTTTCACATTCTTGTTTTAGAGCATCTAGTTCAGATTGATTATTTACTTTAACTTCAGTATAACTACTTGTTTTTACATTAATAGGAAAACTAAAAGATACTGAATCATTATCATCATTAAATTCTCCCATAATATCTAAAACTGCAGAGAAATCTAATTTACTAATTAAGGTAATTTCTTGTCCATTTACTGTTGCAGTTAATGGAAATAGTAATTCTGTACAAGCGTTACCGTCTAAAAAATCATCATCAGAACCATCATTCATAGCTGCTCTTTCATAATTAGATGCAGTTGGCGATGTAGATGAATTTGCGTTTGGGTTTGTACCTGTTTGGATATTTTCTTCTGATTGACAAGAAGTAAATCCTAATATTGCTGTAATTGCAATTGCTGTAAATAATTTTAATGTTTTCATTTTTGTTGATTTTATAATTAATGTTATTTGTTTCTATAAGTAAAACAACTTTGTTTTATTTTACCCTACTTTTATTTTCGAAAGACTAATTTTGCGCCCTTCTGTTAGTAAAACAACTAAACATTTATTTACCCTACCTTTGTCATCAAAATTTTTTATTTTTATATTTTAAAACCCTTATATGGCTGATAAATCTCTTTGTAATGAAATTTATTTTAATGAGTTTTACACTTCTCACATTCAGTCTGCAAGTAATTTTGCTTACTATAAGAGTGGTGATAAAAATACATCTTTAGATTTAGCGCAAGAAGCTTTTATAAAAATATGGGAGAATTGTGCTAAAATAGATTTTGCCAAAGCAAAGTCTTACTTATTTACTGTTGTTAACAATCTTTTTTTGAATAAAGTGAAACATGAAAAGGTTGTTTTTGAATATGCAAAAAGCAGTCCTTATTTAGATGTTAATAACCAAAGTCCAGAATATTTATTAGAGGAAGAAGAATTTAAAGATAAGTTAAAAAGAGCAATTTCAGATTTAACAGAAGGTGAACGTGAGGTTTTCTTGATGAATAGAATTGATGGCAAAAAATACCGAGAAATTGCAGAAACTCTAGAAATTTCTCAAAAAGCAGTCGAAAAAAGAATGTCTGCAGCATTAAAAAAATTAAGATCTAAAATTGATGGCATTTAAAGGTAGGGTAAAACACTATTTAGTTGTTACATATATATAGGAGTATAAAATGAAAGACGAAAACAACATATTAAAATTACTAAACAGAGAAATCTCTGATGAGGAATTGGCACGTCTAAAAGAAAGTAAAGACTTTACAACTTTAGAAAAAATTGCACATTATTCAGCACAAATAGAAACACCTAAAGTAGATGTAGAAAAAAGTCTTGCAGCATTAAAATTAAAAACAGAAAGTACTTCTAAAAAAGGGAAAGTTGTTCAATTTAACTTTAAGAAATTGTATAAATATGCAGCAGCAGTTGTTGTTTTATTAACAACTTCTTATTTCTTTCTTTTTAATAATGAAGCTAATTTTAACACCAATTACGCTCAAACAAAAACCTTTAATTTACCAGATAATTCTGAAGTTGTTTTAAATGCAAATTCAGAAATAACATATTCTAAAAAAGACTGGGAAGAAAGTAGAAATTTAGATCTAAATGGAGAAGCTTTTTTTAAAGTACAAAAAGGAAAAAAGTTTACAGTAAATACAGAAATAGGAGAAGTAACCGTTCTTGGAACAGAATTTAACGTAAAAGAAAGAGAAAATTATTTTGAAGTAAAAACTTACGAAGGTTTAGTAAGTGTTTCTTATAAAGACACGCTTGTAAAACTGCCAAGAGGAACCATTTTTAAAGTAGTAAATGGTAAAATAGATACCACAAATACGTTTGATATAAATGAAAAATCTTGGTTACAAAATGAATCTAATTTTAAAAGCACACAATTACGTTTTATTTTAGAAGAAATAGAACATCAATTTGGTTATAAAATAGAAACAAAAGACGTTGATTTAGACGTTTTATATTCTGGTGGATTTACACATACAGATATAAATATAGCGTTGCAATCTGTAACAATTCCTTTACAATTATCGTATAAAATTGAAGATAAAACAATTACTATCTTTAATTATGATAAATAAATTCAACCTTTTTTTTATCAGTTTTTTATTGATAATAAGTGTTTCTTTTGGACAAAATTCTACAGAAAAAGTAGCACTTTCTTCTCTATTAATATCGCTTGAAAAAACCTATGATATTAAATTTTCTTATTCTGATACTGATGTAAAAGATATTATTATAAGCAGACCAAAAAAAGGAATTACTATTGACAAATTACTGTCTTTTTTAAACGAAGAAACTTTTTTACAATTTAAAACTTTAGATAATAGATATGTAACCGTTTCTTTTTTAAATAAGTTTATTTCTATCTGTGGAACAGTTTTAGAAGCAAAAACATTAGCGCCTTTGTTACTTTCTTCAGTAAAAGTAAATGGGTATAAAATAGGTACAACAACTAATGATAATGGAGAATTTTTTCTAAAAGATGTTCCTGTTAATTCAACAATAAGTATTTCTTTTATCGGGTTTAAAACAGCAAAAATTTCTGTGAAAGAATTGTTTTCTAACAATAAATGCAAACAATTATTTTTAGAAGAAGATTCAGAAGAATTATCTGAAGTAACCGTTGCAAACTTTATAACTACAGGTTTACAAAAAGGTATTGATGGAAGTACTGTTCTTAACACAGAAAAATTCGGAATTTTACCGGGTTTAATAGAGCCAGATATTTTAAAAACAATAAAAATTCTTCCTGGTGTAGAAAGTGTAAACGAAACTGTTTCTAATATTAATGTTAGAGGTGGTACAAACGACCAGAATTTAATGCTTTGGGATGGAATTAAAATGTATCATTCAGGTCATTTTTTTGGTCTTATTTCTGCTTACAATCCATATTTAACAAAGAAAGTTTCGGTTACAAAAAACGGAACAAGTAGTGCATTTTCAGACGGAGTTTCATCAACCATAAATATGGAAACTTCTAATAGAATTACCAATAAACTTTCTGGTGGTGCAGGTTTTAATTTGTTAAGTGCAGATGCTTTTTTGCAAATTCCAATAAAAGAAAATTTAGAGTTTCATGTTTCTGCAAGAAGGTCTTTTACAGACCTTATAAATACACCAACTTATAACAATTATTTCTCGAGAAGTTTTCAAGATAATTCAGTTTCTTCAAATACTTTAAATAACTCTGAATCTAACTTTTATTTCTATGATTATTCTTTAAAAGTTTTATACGATGTTAATTATAATCATGCAATAAGTGCTAATTTCATCCATATAAAAAATAATTTAGAATATACAGAACAATATACTTCTAACAATACTTCTGTTGAAGAAAATAGTGCTTTAAAACAAGAAAATTTAGGTGCTAATATTAGTTGGAATGCAGATTGGAATGCTAATTTTTCTACCAATTTTTCAGCATTCTTTTCAGATTATAAAATAAATTCTTCAGATTATAATAAAGACACAGATCAGTTTCAAACGCAGTTTAATAATGTGTTAGAAACAGAAATAAAACTAGATTCTAAATATGAATTTTCCGATGTTTTTCATTTTTCCAATGGATTAGTTTTTAATGAAATTGGTATTAGAAATACAACTACAGTTAATGCACCAACTTTTTCTACAACGGTTAAAGATGTGCTGCTAAAAAGTGCATTCTATTCGGAATTAGAATATAAGAAAAACAATACTTATGTAAGATTTGGTGTACGTTCTAATTACTTTCATAAGTTTAAAAAATTTATAATTGAGCCAAGAATTAACATTAGACAGAAATTAAATACTGAATTTTCTTTAAAATTAGAAGCTGAATTAAAAAACCAAACAACGGCTCAAAAAATAGATTTTGAAGACAATTTTTTAGGAATAGAAAAAAGAAGATGGATTCTTTCTGATGATGAAAATACACCAATAGTAAAAAGTAGGCAAGCATCTTTTGGTGCAGCCTATTCTAAAAATAAATTATATGTAGATATTACTGGTTTTTATAAAAAAGTAGATGGAATTACAGCTGCAAACCAAGGATTTTACAACAATACACAAAACTTTAATTCTATTGGAAATTATGAAACCAAAGGAGTAGAATTTTTAATAAATAAACAAACTAAAAATATTAGTACTTGGGTAAGTTATACGTATTCTAAAAACGATTATACTTTTGATGTCTTTACACCGCAAACATTTTCGAATAGTTTAGATATTACACATTCTGCAAGTGCAGCTTTTAATTATAATTTTACTAAAAAATTAAAAGTTTCTTTTGGTGGTGTTATGCGTTCTGGAAAACCGTACACAAAACCTGTTGTAGGAAATGAAACTATACAAAATGGTAATAGAACCATTGTAAATTACGACAATCCTAACAAAGAAAGATTAGATAATTTCTTTAGAATTGATATTTCTGGAAGTTATAATTTTAATTTTTCTGAAGTAATTAAATCTACTATTCGTCTTGGTTTTACAAACATCACAGATAGAAAAAACACTATAGATTCTTATTATGTTGTAGATAATTCTAGCGCTAATAATGTGAGAAGAGTAAATAATTATTCACTACCATTTACACCTAATTTAAGTTTTAGAGTTAATTTTTAGAAGAAAAACTATTCTTTCTTTTTCTTATAATTATCAAAATATAAGGCACCTAACAAACTAGCTCCAATAACAATTCCTCCTAAAGCATCAAAAACTTTTTGACCTTTAAAAATAGCATATAAAGAGAAAAAAATAGAGGCAATACTTATTACTATAATAAAATATTGAAGTGGTTTACTCATAATTAACTTTTAGTTTTTATCCATTCTAATATGAGGAATTCCATCTTCTAAATACTCCTCTCCTATTTTTACAAATCCGTGAGATTCATAGAATTTTTTTAAATATACTTGTGCAGAAATAGTAATTTTATCAACTTTAAAATGATTTTCTACTGCTTTTATAGAAGCTTTCATTAAATCGTGTCCAAAACCATATTTACGTTCTTCAGCTGCTACTACTACTCTACCAATACTAGCATTATCAAAATAATCTCCTGGTTTAAAAATACGTGTATACGCAACTATTCTATCTTTTTTTCTACCAAAAACATGTAAAGATTTTTGATCTTTAAAATCTACATCTTGATATACACAATCTTGTTCCACCACAAAGACTTCTGAACGTAATTGAAGAATTTCGTATAATTCAGTTGTATTTAATTCAGAAAAAGATTTTACTTGAAACTCCATTAACAAGCACAAGAAATTTTATCTACTCTTGTTGCGTGTCTTCCACCTTCAAACTCTGTAGAAAGAAAAACATCTACAAAACTAATAGCTTGTTGTAAAGACACAAAACGTGCAGGAATCGTTAAAACGTTTGCATTATTATGTTGTCTTGTTAATTCTACTAATTCTTTATTCCAACACAAAGCAGCTCTAATTCCTTGGTGTTTATTAGCTGTCATTTGTGCGCCATTTCCAGAACCACATAAAATAATACCTAATTCGGCTTTACCAGATTCTACAGCATCTGCTGTTGGATGAATTGCATCTGGGTAATCCATAGAACCATTTGAATCAGTTCCAAAATTTAAGACTTTATAGCCTTTTTCTTCTAAATGTTTTATAATTTCGAACTTGTATTCTGTTCCTGCGTGATCATTACCAATGGCAATTGTCATAATAAGTTGATTTTAATTGAATTATCTGCCACAAAAATATAGAATTTTATGGTTATGAACAGTTATAAACATCTTAAAATTTAGCTTTTTTAATAACTCTTTAATCTTTAAACTTTTAGCGTTTAAAGAGAATGTTAAGAAGTTGTAATGAGAAACTCGTAACTTTATTTGGTGATTCTAATTATTATTACAATACAGCGAGTCTTATGACATACACAACTTTTTTTATTGATTTTTGATAAAAGTTTATCAACATAAAATTTACAATTTGTTTACATAGAATACAATGTTAGTTATTCATAAAAATAGGTTAATAGCTGTTTATAACTTTTGTTAATAACTGTATTTTAAGATTGATTTCTAACCTTTTAAATACCTCATAAAATGTAGATGTTTTTTAATAACTCATTAATTAAAACAAAAAGAGATTTTTTTATAGTAGCTATTCACACACTATTATAAACACCATTGTTTTTTAAAATTTATTAAAAGGAAAAATTATTATAATATAGAATGTTGATAAGTATGAAAACTTCAAAAAAAATAATGAAATGAATTTAAGAAAATAGCAAGATTAGCGTCAAAAAATAAATTAAGAGAGAAAAAGTAAGAAAGTTTCAGAAAAATTTAAACCGTTTTTTTTTCCGCTTTTAAAATATATAAAGTGTCTTTATGAACTTCTACAGTTTGGTTGGTATTTTCAGTTTTATTCAAAGAAGTATTTATAGTAATTACAGTAATAAAGATTCCTGTAAGAAATATAAAGGCGAATAAAGCGATAATTTTACGTAGATTTTTCATCTTAATAAATAACTTCTTTCTATAAAGACGTTTTAAATTAAGAAACGTTACACTAAAATTAAGATTTTTTTAACATTTAAGTTAATTCATAATAAAGTTAATCGCTTTTTCAATAATTTCAACAGAAACTGCTCCAGCTCCAATCAATTCTCCATCTGCTTGTATAAATGGTTTTTCGGTTTGTGGAATTACTGTAATCTGTTTCGTTTTATAAGTTTCCACTTTTTTATGATGCACAATTTTTCCAGAATATAACTTCGGAAGATTCAAAACCAAATCGAAAAAAGTAAGGTTTTTAGCGATGGTAATATCTAATAAACCATCAGAAGGGTTTACATTTTCTGTGAATTGCATTCCACCACCAGAAAATTTACAAATGCCGAAAATTGTCATCAAACAATTGGTTTCAATCACTTTATCATCAAAATTAATTTTAAATATTGATTTTTTATAGAACAACAAACCATAAATTCCGGCTAATAAATAAGAAATTGAACCAAACTTTTTTAAAGATTTTAGTTTGTTAACAATATAACCATCATAACCTAAACCAGCGACATTATTAAAATAAGTAAGTTTATTATCCGCAGTTTTTAGAACACCAATATCTTGTAGAATTATATTCTTTTTAGAGATAATTTCTATAGATTTTTCAATATTATTAGGAATATTATAGGTCTTTATCCAATCGTTTCCTGTTCCTAAAGGAATTACACCAATAGTTAGTTCGGAAGTTTTTACATACCTTTG harbors:
- a CDS encoding TonB-dependent receptor encodes the protein MINKFNLFFISFLLIISVSFGQNSTEKVALSSLLISLEKTYDIKFSYSDTDVKDIIISRPKKGITIDKLLSFLNEETFLQFKTLDNRYVTVSFLNKFISICGTVLEAKTLAPLLLSSVKVNGYKIGTTTNDNGEFFLKDVPVNSTISISFIGFKTAKISVKELFSNNKCKQLFLEEDSEELSEVTVANFITTGLQKGIDGSTVLNTEKFGILPGLIEPDILKTIKILPGVESVNETVSNINVRGGTNDQNLMLWDGIKMYHSGHFFGLISAYNPYLTKKVSVTKNGTSSAFSDGVSSTINMETSNRITNKLSGGAGFNLLSADAFLQIPIKENLEFHVSARRSFTDLINTPTYNNYFSRSFQDNSVSSNTLNNSESNFYFYDYSLKVLYDVNYNHAISANFIHIKNNLEYTEQYTSNNTSVEENSALKQENLGANISWNADWNANFSTNFSAFFSDYKINSSDYNKDTDQFQTQFNNVLETEIKLDSKYEFSDVFHFSNGLVFNEIGIRNTTTVNAPTFSTTVKDVLLKSAFYSELEYKKNNTYVRFGVRSNYFHKFKKFIIEPRINIRQKLNTEFSLKLEAELKNQTTAQKIDFEDNFLGIEKRRWILSDDENTPIVKSRQASFGAAYSKNKLYVDITGFYKKVDGITAANQGFYNNTQNFNSIGNYETKGVEFLINKQTKNISTWVSYTYSKNDYTFDVFTPQTFSNSLDITHSASAAFNYNFTKKLKVSFGGVMRSGKPYTKPVVGNETIQNGNRTIVNYDNPNKERLDNFFRIDISGSYNFNFSEVIKSTIRLGFTNITDRKNTIDSYYVVDNSSANNVRRVNNYSLPFTPNLSFRVNF
- a CDS encoding GNAT family N-acetyltransferase, coding for MEFQVKSFSELNTTELYEILQLRSEVFVVEQDCVYQDVDFKDQKSLHVFGRKKDRIVAYTRIFKPGDYFDNASIGRVVVAAEERKYGFGHDLMKASIKAVENHFKVDKITISAQVYLKKFYESHGFVKIGEEYLEDGIPHIRMDKN
- a CDS encoding diacylglycerol/lipid kinase family protein, with translation MSHIDKININSWFIIANSTSGNGDFSKQWKEIQQNLKHKNLDYSFAFTQFSKHEVDLVQNAIKKGFRNIISVGGDGTLHNVVNGIMLQRYVKTSELTIGVIPLGTGNDWIKTYNIPNNIEKSIEIISKKNIILQDIGVLKTADNKLTYFNNVAGLGYDGYIVNKLKSLKKFGSISYLLAGIYGLLFYKKSIFKINFDDKVIETNCLMTIFGICKFSGGGMQFTENVNPSDGLLDITIAKNLTFFDLVLNLPKLYSGKIVHHKKVETYKTKQITVIPQTEKPFIQADGELIGAGAVSVEIIEKAINFIMN
- the rpiB gene encoding ribose 5-phosphate isomerase B — protein: MTIAIGNDHAGTEYKFEIIKHLEEKGYKVLNFGTDSNGSMDYPDAIHPTADAVESGKAELGIILCGSGNGAQMTANKHQGIRAALCWNKELVELTRQHNNANVLTIPARFVSLQQAISFVDVFLSTEFEGGRHATRVDKISCAC